Proteins encoded by one window of Streptacidiphilus sp. PB12-B1b:
- a CDS encoding SWIM zinc finger family protein: MSGPSAEPWSARFLERVESFDTGPSAQAALDARAQLPVEDLRIGPGSVRARVPDSAGGGYEVWIELPVFDRVRWTRAEQALAADPEAREQLFDGEFPERLDGLLARAGLSLLPARPRDLAAECSCPLWSPTCRHLAAVLGALAAAFDEDPFRLTAWRGRDRERLLRHIREAHAARAASEPNAAGAADASSRPLTDCLEDFWQEGDRHRRLLAASGSGSGSDSGSDSRPGSAPAAEGATALAALAPSGIVVRGRSLESLLAPAYRALQED; this comes from the coding sequence ATGAGCGGCCCGTCGGCGGAGCCGTGGTCCGCCAGGTTCCTGGAGCGGGTGGAGTCCTTCGACACCGGTCCGAGCGCGCAGGCGGCCCTGGACGCCCGGGCGCAGCTGCCCGTGGAGGACCTGCGGATCGGCCCGGGCTCGGTCCGCGCCCGGGTGCCGGACTCCGCGGGCGGCGGGTACGAGGTGTGGATCGAGCTCCCGGTGTTCGACCGGGTCCGCTGGACCAGGGCCGAGCAGGCTCTCGCCGCCGACCCGGAGGCCCGCGAGCAGCTGTTCGACGGCGAGTTCCCCGAGCGGCTGGACGGCCTGCTGGCCCGCGCCGGGCTGTCGCTGCTGCCCGCCCGCCCCCGAGATCTGGCGGCGGAGTGCTCCTGTCCGCTCTGGTCGCCGACCTGCCGCCACCTGGCCGCGGTGCTGGGAGCGCTGGCCGCCGCCTTCGACGAGGACCCGTTCCGGCTGACGGCCTGGCGCGGACGCGACCGCGAGCGGCTGCTGCGCCACATCCGGGAGGCGCACGCGGCCCGCGCCGCGTCGGAGCCGAACGCGGCGGGGGCGGCCGACGCCTCCTCCCGGCCGCTGACGGACTGCCTGGAGGACTTCTGGCAGGAGGGGGACCGCCACCGACGGCTGCTGGCGGCCTCCGGCAGCGGATCCGGCTCCGACTCCGGCAGCGACTCCCGTCCCGGTTCCGCACCGGCTGCCGAGGGCGCCACAGCCTTGGCGGCGCTGGCCCCCTCGGGAATCGTCGTCCGGGGGCGCTCGCTGGAGTCCCTGCTGGCCCCGGCCTACCGCGCGTTGCAGGAGGACTGA
- a CDS encoding DEAD/DEAH box helicase: MRLRRLVCVPGNRFGRRRRLQGAPHHDRRTSGRARPSTRGRSAMIVLHALWRADQRLALWAEDGAPTGCDVPTLRALLGSVGPGLEWLAGRAEAGRVSLLLPSRAGVALPSPELALPGPSGRGPVLLAPHRLSALVFPAAEAAQLLGELYDPHQSVLQPELPGTGRVEAPYGASLRWSAAVHDLAWRLAGRGLALPSLEWDQPSGTARARWVAAPDGAARRELAALAADCPPVCRSEARPDGTAIGPTGAELTARLVAALLDYEVRAVLADAPPLLRGHRARPPATAAERWLAALGSLEPEFPLDPDSPGPSPGSGSGTGTGTGTGTADAARLRDRLTAWHRSATAATGPLRLGFRLVEPLGQELDEEGGPALDRWRLEFTLQAADEPSVLADAAELWAGGPAADAVHRLVDRPYEAFAAELERAVRCRPELERALLAERPSGLELDRAGALDFLREAAPALAGAGFGVLLPAWWRQPPGFGLALTADLVQAGLVERQSLVGKDDLVAFGWRAALGDQPLTAQELAELAAGKGTLVRLRGHWLEADQTAIAAAARFLALREAEGVTTAGELVRLALSGREPGSGLPILAVDGRSPVVELLRRVRSGAPEALSAEPVPVPDWFGTELRPYQRRGLAWLVLLARLGLGGVLADDMGLGKTVQALALLAVEHEQAARAGAPAAARPTLVVCPMSLVGNWQRECARFVPRLRVHVHHGADRSEGPELGEAAASADIVITTYGLVLRDGAALRAVHWHRVVADEAHHLKNSATQQSRAVRALPAAHRLALTGTPVENRLADLHAVLDFANPGLFGSAERFKERYSVPIERNQSLSATAELRRRTAPFVLRRTKDDPAIALELPRKQEMTVLCNLTPEQAGLYQAVVDDLLRRLQRLRDGSHGNLERRGVVLAALTRLKQICNHPAHYTGESGPTGPTGVAALPRLDGRSGKLARLEETLAQAVAEGDRTLCFTQFTEFGRLLQPHLAERLDSEVLFLHGGMTKRQRDAAVDRFQDPDGPSVFLLSLKAGGRGLNLTAANQVVHIDRWWNPAVEEQATDRAFRLGQRRDVQVRRFVCVGTVEERVDAMIEEKRQLAAAVVGAVPGSAEGWLGELPVDALREVLALTEDAVSERAVSGV, translated from the coding sequence GTGCGGCTCCGTAGGCTGGTCTGCGTCCCGGGCAACCGCTTCGGACGCCGCCGCCGACTGCAGGGAGCGCCGCACCATGACCGCCGCACGTCCGGCCGGGCCCGGCCGTCCACCCGTGGACGGTCGGCGATGATCGTCCTGCACGCCCTGTGGCGGGCCGATCAGCGGCTCGCCCTGTGGGCCGAGGACGGTGCGCCGACGGGCTGCGACGTGCCGACCCTGCGCGCCCTGCTGGGATCGGTCGGGCCGGGCCTGGAGTGGCTGGCCGGGCGGGCCGAGGCGGGCCGGGTGTCGCTGCTGCTGCCGAGCCGGGCCGGGGTCGCCCTCCCCTCCCCCGAGCTGGCGCTGCCGGGGCCGTCCGGGCGCGGCCCGGTGCTGCTGGCTCCGCACCGGCTGTCGGCACTGGTGTTCCCGGCGGCGGAGGCGGCGCAGCTGCTCGGCGAGCTGTACGACCCGCACCAGTCGGTGCTGCAGCCCGAGCTGCCCGGCACCGGCCGGGTCGAGGCCCCCTACGGCGCGTCGCTGCGCTGGTCGGCGGCGGTCCACGACCTGGCCTGGCGGCTGGCCGGCCGGGGCCTGGCGCTGCCCTCGCTGGAGTGGGACCAGCCGTCGGGCACGGCCCGGGCCCGGTGGGTCGCGGCCCCGGACGGCGCGGCCCGGCGGGAGCTGGCCGCGCTGGCGGCGGACTGCCCGCCGGTGTGCCGGTCCGAGGCGCGGCCGGACGGCACCGCGATCGGCCCCACCGGCGCGGAGCTGACCGCCCGGCTGGTCGCCGCCCTGCTGGACTACGAGGTCAGGGCGGTCCTCGCGGACGCTCCCCCGCTGCTGCGCGGCCACCGGGCCCGGCCCCCGGCCACGGCGGCCGAGCGCTGGCTGGCGGCGCTGGGCTCGCTGGAGCCGGAGTTCCCGCTCGACCCCGACAGCCCCGGCCCCAGCCCCGGTTCCGGTTCCGGCACGGGCACCGGCACGGGCACGGGAACCGCCGACGCCGCCCGGCTGCGGGACCGGCTGACCGCCTGGCACCGCTCCGCCACCGCCGCCACGGGCCCGCTGCGGCTGGGCTTCCGCCTGGTCGAGCCGCTCGGCCAGGAGTTGGACGAGGAGGGCGGCCCGGCGCTGGACCGCTGGCGGCTGGAGTTCACCCTGCAGGCCGCCGACGAGCCGTCGGTCCTGGCCGACGCCGCCGAGCTGTGGGCCGGCGGCCCGGCCGCCGACGCGGTGCACCGGCTGGTGGACCGCCCGTACGAGGCGTTCGCCGCCGAGCTGGAGCGCGCCGTCCGCTGCCGCCCGGAGCTGGAGCGGGCGCTGCTGGCCGAGCGGCCCTCCGGGCTGGAGTTGGACCGCGCCGGGGCGCTGGACTTCCTGCGCGAGGCCGCGCCCGCCCTGGCCGGGGCCGGTTTCGGTGTCCTGCTGCCCGCCTGGTGGCGGCAGCCGCCCGGGTTCGGCCTGGCGCTCACGGCCGACCTGGTGCAGGCCGGGCTGGTGGAGCGGCAGAGCCTGGTCGGCAAGGACGACCTGGTCGCCTTCGGCTGGCGGGCGGCCCTGGGCGACCAGCCGCTGACCGCCCAGGAGCTGGCCGAACTCGCCGCCGGCAAGGGGACGCTGGTGCGGCTGCGCGGCCACTGGCTGGAGGCCGACCAGACGGCGATCGCCGCCGCCGCCCGGTTCCTGGCGCTACGCGAGGCCGAGGGCGTGACCACCGCCGGGGAGCTGGTGCGGCTCGCGCTGAGCGGCCGCGAGCCCGGCAGCGGCCTGCCGATCCTGGCCGTCGACGGCCGCAGCCCGGTGGTGGAGCTGCTGCGCCGGGTGCGCTCCGGCGCGCCGGAGGCCCTGTCGGCCGAGCCCGTCCCGGTGCCCGACTGGTTCGGCACCGAACTGCGCCCGTACCAGCGGCGCGGGCTGGCCTGGCTGGTCCTGTTGGCCCGGCTGGGCCTGGGCGGCGTCCTGGCGGACGACATGGGCCTCGGCAAGACCGTGCAGGCCCTGGCGCTGCTGGCGGTCGAGCACGAGCAGGCCGCGCGGGCCGGGGCCCCGGCGGCGGCGCGGCCGACTCTGGTGGTCTGCCCGATGTCGCTGGTCGGCAACTGGCAGCGCGAGTGCGCCCGCTTCGTCCCCCGGCTGCGGGTGCACGTGCACCACGGCGCCGACCGGTCCGAGGGCCCCGAGCTGGGCGAGGCCGCGGCCTCGGCCGACATCGTCATCACCACCTACGGCCTGGTGCTGCGGGACGGCGCGGCGCTGCGCGCGGTCCACTGGCACCGGGTGGTCGCGGACGAGGCGCACCACCTCAAGAACAGCGCGACCCAGCAGTCCCGGGCCGTGCGCGCGCTGCCAGCGGCCCACCGGCTGGCGCTGACCGGCACCCCGGTCGAGAACCGGCTGGCCGATCTGCACGCGGTGCTGGACTTCGCCAACCCGGGCCTGTTCGGCTCGGCGGAACGGTTCAAGGAGCGCTACTCGGTGCCGATCGAGCGCAATCAGAGCCTCAGCGCCACCGCCGAACTGCGGCGGCGCACCGCGCCGTTCGTACTGCGCCGGACCAAGGACGATCCCGCCATCGCCCTGGAGCTGCCGCGCAAGCAGGAGATGACGGTGCTGTGCAATCTGACGCCCGAACAGGCGGGCCTGTACCAGGCGGTCGTCGACGACCTGCTGCGGCGGTTGCAGCGGCTGCGCGACGGCAGCCACGGCAACCTCGAACGCCGGGGCGTGGTGCTGGCGGCGCTGACCCGGCTGAAGCAGATCTGCAACCATCCCGCGCACTACACCGGTGAGTCCGGTCCGACCGGGCCGACCGGGGTGGCCGCCCTGCCCCGGCTGGACGGCCGCTCGGGCAAGCTGGCGCGGCTGGAGGAGACCCTGGCGCAGGCCGTGGCCGAGGGCGACCGGACCCTGTGCTTCACCCAGTTCACCGAGTTCGGTCGACTGCTGCAGCCACACCTCGCCGAGCGGCTGGACAGCGAGGTCCTCTTCCTGCACGGCGGCATGACCAAGCGTCAGCGCGACGCCGCGGTCGACCGCTTCCAGGATCCGGACGGCCCCTCGGTCTTCCTGCTGTCGCTGAAGGCCGGCGGGCGCGGGCTGAACCTGACCGCCGCCAACCAGGTGGTCCACATCGACCGCTGGTGGAACCCGGCGGTGGAGGAGCAGGCCACCGACCGGGCGTTCCGGCTCGGCCAGCGGCGCGACGTCCAGGTGCGGCGGTTCGTCTGCGTGGGCACGGTCGAGGAGCGGGTGGACGCCATGATCGAGGAGAAACGGCAGCTGGCCGCGGCGGTGGTGGGTGCGGTCCCCGGCTCGGCCGAGGGCTGGCTCGGCGAACTGCCGGTGGACGCCCTGCGCGAGGTGCTGGCGCTGACCGAGGACGCGGTCAGCGAGCGGGCGGTGAGCGGCGTATGA
- a CDS encoding choice-of-anchor A family protein — MRITARSTPAVAGATAALGLALAAALTVTGTAAGAVIGTGPLEPPLGACTGSQCPSEYPPPNNGDFAGRDASVNVFVGGDYLARGRAAEVEGKVVTLGGLTVAKNGGGSFNMAVVGVGSRVPPPDGTDFVTVGGDVDVAPGTTVYVGGSDAHGTAYGDLRHGGTLTGRVEVAPPGRAVHTPDAAARYARLRRVIEERSACAAQARATGTVSQTASEATFTGDGTSALQVFDVPGDLGTEQRSIGLVFKDIPAGASVLVNFASEHPVVNTYTGTGLPGDQLTGLRPKLMWNFPTATSVHFTGGAQFQGSVLAGNPEGVTTVSMPGMNGRLYLAGGLIQEGSGGYEIHAYDFTGILPLCAEKPTPPPTPTPTPTPTPTPTPTPTTTTCTPTPTHSHEHSRWPSPTDSTPGWELADTGEHSSGLLIAVPAVMLAGGAGVFWLGRRRRGSHR, encoded by the coding sequence GTGCGCATCACTGCTCGCAGCACCCCGGCGGTCGCCGGAGCGACTGCGGCCCTCGGACTCGCGCTCGCCGCGGCGCTCACCGTCACCGGAACCGCCGCCGGGGCGGTCATCGGCACCGGTCCGCTGGAACCGCCGCTGGGCGCGTGCACCGGCAGCCAGTGCCCGAGCGAGTACCCGCCGCCCAACAACGGCGACTTCGCCGGTCGGGACGCCTCCGTCAACGTCTTCGTCGGCGGCGACTACCTCGCTCGGGGCCGCGCCGCCGAGGTCGAGGGCAAGGTGGTGACCCTCGGCGGGCTGACCGTCGCCAAGAACGGCGGGGGCTCGTTCAACATGGCGGTCGTCGGGGTGGGCTCCCGGGTGCCCCCGCCGGACGGCACCGACTTCGTGACGGTGGGCGGGGACGTCGACGTGGCCCCCGGCACCACCGTCTACGTGGGCGGCTCCGACGCCCACGGCACGGCCTACGGCGACCTGCGCCACGGCGGCACGCTCACCGGCCGGGTCGAGGTGGCACCGCCCGGCCGCGCGGTGCACACCCCCGATGCCGCCGCCCGCTACGCCCGCCTGCGCCGGGTGATCGAGGAGCGCTCCGCCTGCGCCGCGCAGGCCCGGGCGACCGGTACGGTCAGCCAGACCGCCAGCGAGGCCACCTTCACCGGCGACGGCACCAGCGCGCTCCAGGTGTTCGACGTCCCCGGCGACCTCGGCACGGAGCAGCGCAGCATCGGGCTGGTCTTCAAGGACATCCCGGCGGGCGCCTCGGTGCTGGTCAACTTCGCCTCCGAGCACCCGGTGGTGAACACCTACACCGGGACCGGCCTGCCCGGCGACCAGCTCACCGGGCTGCGGCCGAAGCTGATGTGGAACTTCCCCACCGCCACCAGCGTGCACTTCACCGGTGGCGCGCAGTTCCAGGGCTCGGTGCTGGCGGGCAACCCGGAGGGCGTCACCACGGTCTCCATGCCCGGCATGAACGGACGGCTGTACCTGGCCGGCGGGCTGATCCAGGAGGGCAGCGGCGGCTACGAGATCCACGCGTACGACTTCACCGGCATCCTGCCGCTGTGCGCCGAGAAGCCCACGCCCCCGCCGACCCCCACCCCGACGCCCACGCCCACGCCGACTCCGACCCCCACGCCGACCACGACCACCTGTACGCCCACGCCCACCCACAGCCATGAGCACAGCCGTTGGCCCAGCCCCACCGACTCCACGCCGGGGTGGGAGCTGGCCGACACCGGGGAGCACTCCTCCGGGCTGCTGATCGCCGTGCCCGCGGTCATGCTGGCGGGCGGCGCCGGGGTGTTCTGGCTGGGCCGTCGCCGCCGGGGCAGCCACCGCTGA
- a CDS encoding cell division protein SepF, which produces MGAALRDDYRGWLAPSGNYPVAVPDYEEPWDSPEFAPAPQAPQITSVRPTGFESARVIGEHVRVGTPVIMDLSEMPDADAKRLVDFASGLIFGTRGTIERIAKRVFLLAPPEVEVLVVDNPRDDSGFYNQS; this is translated from the coding sequence ATGGGAGCAGCACTGCGTGACGACTACCGCGGGTGGCTGGCGCCCTCCGGGAACTATCCGGTGGCGGTGCCGGACTACGAGGAGCCGTGGGACTCTCCGGAGTTCGCGCCGGCCCCGCAGGCCCCGCAGATCACCTCGGTCCGGCCGACCGGCTTCGAGTCGGCGCGGGTGATCGGCGAGCACGTGCGCGTCGGCACCCCGGTGATCATGGACCTGTCGGAGATGCCCGATGCCGACGCCAAGCGCCTGGTGGACTTCGCCTCCGGTCTGATCTTCGGCACCCGGGGCACCATCGAGCGGATCGCCAAGCGCGTCTTCCTGCTGGCCCCGCCCGAGGTCGAGGTGCTGGTGGTCGACAACCCGCGCGACGACTCGGGCTTCTACAACCAGAGCTGA
- a CDS encoding MFS transporter, with protein MSDSEIRRARRSVATVFAVHGAVSGSFATRIPWIKAHLHLGAGELGLALMAPAIGSSLAMPLAGRLVHARGHRAAVRLLLTLWCAALALPALAPDLPVLVLSLLVFGACAGTADVAMNAQGVEVEQRYGRSIMSGLHGMWSVGGLLASAVGVLAAGLGWDARIHLGAMAVVLTAVGVPACRGLLDVRSEPQAEAPPRFALPPRSAWAIGLVGFCAVFAEGASGDWSGVYLRGTAGASAGLAAASYTAFACMMAAARLSGDAVVRRLGAVRTVRLGGAVAAGGGALVVAARTPAPAIAGFALLGIGIAVVVPLCFAAAGRGGDNASRSIAGVATVTYTSGLLAPAAIGWVAQGSSLSVSFALVTFLTLGLVFGAGVLAPARSLPRAVGGPAGAEGDGGAVASQAASPDTPCTP; from the coding sequence GTGAGCGACTCGGAGATACGACGCGCGCGGCGCTCGGTGGCCACGGTGTTCGCCGTGCACGGGGCGGTGTCCGGGAGCTTCGCCACCCGCATCCCGTGGATCAAGGCCCATCTGCACCTGGGCGCGGGCGAACTGGGGCTGGCGCTGATGGCCCCGGCGATCGGCTCCTCGCTGGCGATGCCGCTGGCGGGGCGGCTGGTCCACGCCCGCGGCCACCGGGCCGCCGTCCGGCTGCTGCTGACGCTGTGGTGCGCGGCGCTGGCGCTGCCCGCCCTGGCGCCCGATCTGCCGGTGCTGGTGCTCAGCCTGCTGGTGTTCGGCGCCTGCGCCGGGACCGCCGACGTCGCCATGAACGCCCAGGGGGTGGAGGTCGAACAGCGCTACGGACGCTCCATCATGTCCGGGCTGCACGGGATGTGGAGCGTCGGCGGGCTGCTGGCCTCGGCGGTCGGCGTGCTGGCGGCGGGCCTCGGCTGGGACGCGCGGATCCACCTGGGGGCGATGGCCGTCGTGCTGACGGCCGTGGGCGTGCCGGCCTGCCGGGGGCTGCTGGACGTGCGCTCCGAGCCGCAGGCCGAGGCGCCGCCCCGGTTCGCGCTGCCGCCGCGCTCGGCGTGGGCGATCGGGCTGGTCGGCTTCTGCGCGGTCTTCGCCGAGGGGGCCAGCGGCGACTGGAGCGGCGTCTACCTGCGCGGCACGGCGGGCGCCTCGGCGGGCCTGGCGGCGGCCAGTTACACCGCCTTCGCCTGCATGATGGCGGCTGCCCGGCTGTCCGGGGACGCGGTGGTGCGGCGGCTGGGCGCGGTGCGGACGGTGCGGCTGGGCGGCGCCGTGGCCGCCGGGGGCGGCGCGCTGGTGGTGGCCGCCCGCACCCCCGCCCCGGCGATCGCCGGCTTCGCCCTGCTCGGCATCGGCATCGCCGTGGTGGTGCCGCTGTGCTTCGCGGCGGCCGGGCGCGGCGGCGACAACGCCAGCCGTTCGATAGCGGGCGTGGCCACCGTGACCTACACCTCGGGCCTGCTGGCGCCGGCCGCCATCGGCTGGGTCGCCCAGGGCAGCTCGCTGTCGGTCTCCTTCGCCCTGGTCACGTTTCTGACGCTGGGCCTGGTGTTCGGCGCGGGGGTGCTGGCTCCGGCCCGCAGCCTTCCGCGTGCCGTCGGCGGGCCTGCCGGGGCGGAGGGGGACGGCGGGGCTGTCGCGTCGCAGGCCGCCTCACCGGACACGCCCTGCACCCCCTGA
- a CDS encoding TOBE domain-containing protein, whose amino-acid sequence MRQDVDHVNSYRIGEAATLLGVSADTMRRWVDAGRVGAERDEHGHRIIPGAHLAAFAKELAEPETAAQEGLPSSARNRFRGIVTEVVLGDVMAQVEIQAGPHRVVSLISRASAEELRLQPGTPATAVIKSTNVVVERT is encoded by the coding sequence ATGCGACAAGATGTAGATCATGTGAACAGCTACCGAATCGGTGAGGCGGCAACCCTGCTCGGCGTCAGTGCGGACACCATGCGCCGCTGGGTCGACGCCGGCCGCGTCGGCGCCGAACGCGACGAGCACGGGCACCGGATCATCCCCGGCGCCCACCTCGCCGCCTTCGCCAAGGAGCTCGCCGAGCCGGAGACCGCGGCTCAGGAGGGCCTCCCCTCGTCGGCCCGCAACCGCTTCCGCGGCATCGTCACCGAGGTCGTCCTCGGCGACGTGATGGCCCAGGTCGAGATCCAGGCCGGTCCCCACCGGGTGGTCTCGCTCATCAGCCGCGCGTCGGCCGAGGAGCTGCGCCTGCAACCGGGGACGCCTGCCACCGCTGTGATCAAGTCGACCAATGTGGTCGTCGAACGCACCTGA
- the modA gene encoding molybdate ABC transporter substrate-binding protein, protein MTATHASRTTRAAAALTAAAALLVLSACGSSSSSSSASSSSPSATSSASSSASTGAVSGKVVVFAASSLQQVFTKLGKEFQAANPGATVSFNFGGSGTLAASITSGAPADVFAAASDATMQTVTKAGDTPTTPVTFTKNTLEIAVAPGNPKHITSLADLTKPGVKVALCAKTEPCGAAAVTALADANVKLTPVTYEPDVTSAQNVVEEGQVDASLVYRTNVLGAGGKITGVTFPTAAQAVTDYPIAVLKNAPNATAAQAFVAFVLSGTGQQVLTAAGFQQP, encoded by the coding sequence ATGACCGCCACCCACGCCAGCCGCACCACCCGGGCCGCCGCCGCCCTCACCGCGGCCGCCGCGCTGCTCGTCCTGAGCGCCTGCGGGAGCAGCAGTTCCAGTAGCTCCGCGTCCAGTTCGAGCCCCTCGGCCACTTCCTCCGCCTCCTCCTCGGCCTCGACCGGCGCGGTCAGCGGCAAGGTGGTGGTCTTCGCGGCCTCCTCGCTGCAGCAGGTGTTCACCAAGCTCGGCAAGGAGTTCCAAGCCGCCAACCCCGGCGCCACGGTCTCCTTCAACTTCGGCGGCAGCGGCACCCTGGCCGCCAGCATCACCTCCGGCGCCCCGGCCGACGTCTTCGCCGCCGCCAGCGACGCCACCATGCAGACCGTCACCAAGGCCGGCGACACCCCCACCACGCCGGTGACCTTCACCAAGAACACCCTGGAGATCGCCGTCGCCCCCGGCAATCCCAAGCACATCACCAGCCTGGCCGACCTGACCAAGCCCGGCGTCAAGGTCGCGCTCTGCGCCAAGACCGAGCCCTGCGGCGCGGCCGCCGTCACCGCGCTGGCCGACGCCAACGTCAAGCTGACCCCGGTCACCTACGAGCCCGACGTGACCAGCGCCCAGAACGTCGTCGAGGAGGGCCAGGTGGACGCCTCCCTGGTCTACCGCACCAATGTGCTGGGCGCGGGCGGCAAGATCACCGGCGTCACCTTCCCGACCGCCGCGCAGGCCGTCACCGACTACCCGATCGCCGTGCTGAAGAACGCCCCGAACGCCACCGCGGCCCAGGCGTTCGTCGCCTTCGTGCTGTCCGGCACCGGCCAGCAGGTCCTGACCGCGGCGGGCTTCCAGCAGCCGTGA
- the modB gene encoding molybdate ABC transporter permease subunit has protein sequence MTGPTTTPAGSGAADTAPGRGPRRRAARRHSSVPVVLLVPAVIGLAFLVLPLVGLLVKAPWSSMSGELDGATVWPALRLSLETATAATAVSLVLGVPLAWVLARTDFPGRSFVRTLVTLPLVMPPVVGGVALLLVLGRNGLIGQWLDSAFGITLPFTTPGVVVAEAFVAMPFLVLSVEGALRGSDTRYEEAAATLGASRFTAFRRVTLPLVAPGIAAGGVLAWARALGEFGATITFAGNFPGTTQTMPLAVYLALEDDPAAAIALSVVLLAVSVLVLAGLRGRWMGGAV, from the coding sequence GTGACCGGTCCCACCACCACACCGGCCGGGAGCGGTGCCGCCGACACCGCTCCCGGCCGGGGGCCGCGCCGCCGCGCCGCCCGCCGCCACAGCAGCGTGCCGGTGGTGCTGCTGGTCCCGGCCGTGATCGGGCTGGCCTTCCTGGTGCTGCCGCTGGTCGGACTGCTCGTCAAGGCGCCCTGGAGCAGCATGTCCGGCGAGCTGGACGGCGCCACCGTCTGGCCCGCGCTGCGGCTCTCGCTGGAGACGGCCACCGCTGCCACCGCCGTCTCGCTGGTTCTGGGCGTGCCGCTGGCCTGGGTGCTCGCCCGCACCGACTTCCCCGGACGCTCCTTCGTCCGGACCCTGGTGACGCTGCCGCTGGTGATGCCGCCCGTGGTCGGCGGCGTCGCCCTGCTGCTGGTGCTCGGCCGCAACGGCCTGATCGGCCAGTGGCTGGACAGCGCCTTCGGCATCACCCTGCCCTTCACCACCCCGGGCGTGGTCGTCGCCGAGGCGTTCGTGGCCATGCCGTTCCTGGTGCTGAGCGTCGAGGGCGCGCTGCGCGGCTCGGACACCCGGTACGAGGAGGCCGCCGCCACGCTGGGCGCCTCCCGCTTCACCGCCTTCCGCCGGGTCACGCTGCCGCTGGTCGCCCCCGGCATCGCCGCCGGCGGCGTGCTGGCCTGGGCCCGCGCGCTGGGCGAGTTCGGCGCCACCATCACCTTCGCGGGCAACTTCCCGGGGACCACCCAGACCATGCCGCTCGCCGTCTACCTGGCGCTGGAGGACGACCCGGCCGCCGCCATCGCGCTCAGCGTGGTGCTGCTCGCCGTCTCGGTGCTGGTCCTGGCCGGACTGCGCGGGCGCTGGATGGGCGGTGCGGTGTGA
- a CDS encoding ABC transporter ATP-binding protein translates to MTDPGTGPTACAGEGVDARIVVDRGTFRLDVALRARPGEVLALLGPNGAGKTTALRALAGLTALTDGRLALDGEVLEEPATRLRVPTEDRPVGVVFQDYLLFPHLSALDNVAFGLRTRGLRRAPARAEAARWLERVGLAEHAAARPRALSGGQAQRVALARALAPRPRLLLLDEPMAALDARTRLDVRSQLRRHLAEFDAVAVLVTHDPLDAMVLADRLTVIEGGLVVQEGSPAEIARHPRSDYVARLVGLNLYRGTADGHDVRVDGTDAVLATAESHRGPVFAAFPPSAVTLHREQPDTSARNLWPATVRGMELHGDQVRIDLAGALPITADLTPAAVADLALGEGSRVWAAVKAAQTHSYPA, encoded by the coding sequence GTGACCGATCCCGGGACCGGCCCCACTGCCTGCGCGGGCGAGGGCGTGGACGCCCGGATCGTGGTCGACCGCGGCACGTTCCGGCTGGACGTCGCCCTGCGCGCCCGCCCCGGCGAGGTGTTGGCGCTGCTCGGCCCCAACGGCGCGGGCAAGACCACCGCCCTGCGCGCGCTGGCCGGGCTCACCGCGCTGACCGACGGCAGGCTCGCCCTGGACGGCGAGGTGCTGGAGGAGCCCGCGACCCGGCTGCGCGTCCCCACCGAGGACCGCCCGGTCGGCGTGGTCTTCCAGGACTACCTGCTCTTCCCGCACCTGTCCGCGCTGGACAACGTCGCCTTCGGGCTGCGCACCCGCGGCCTGCGCAGGGCCCCGGCCCGGGCGGAGGCCGCCCGCTGGCTGGAGCGGGTCGGCCTGGCCGAGCACGCCGCCGCCCGCCCGCGCGCCCTGTCCGGCGGGCAGGCCCAGCGGGTGGCGCTGGCCCGGGCGCTGGCCCCCAGGCCCCGGCTGCTGCTGCTGGACGAGCCCATGGCCGCCCTGGACGCCCGCACCCGGCTCGACGTGCGCTCGCAACTCCGGCGCCACCTCGCCGAGTTCGACGCCGTCGCGGTCCTGGTCACGCACGACCCGCTGGACGCCATGGTCCTCGCCGACCGGCTCACGGTGATCGAGGGCGGCCTGGTCGTCCAGGAGGGCAGCCCCGCCGAGATCGCCCGGCACCCGCGCAGCGACTACGTGGCCCGGCTGGTCGGCCTCAACCTCTACCGGGGCACCGCTGACGGCCACGACGTACGGGTGGACGGCACCGACGCGGTGCTGGCGACCGCCGAGAGCCACCGCGGGCCGGTCTTCGCGGCCTTCCCGCCGTCCGCCGTCACGCTGCACCGGGAGCAGCCCGACACCAGCGCCCGCAACCTGTGGCCAGCCACCGTGCGCGGCATGGAGCTGCACGGCGACCAGGTCAGGATCGACCTGGCCGGCGCCCTGCCGATCACCGCCGACCTCACCCCGGCCGCCGTCGCCGACCTGGCGCTGGGCGAGGGCAGCCGGGTCTGGGCGGCTGTCAAAGCCGCCCAGACGCACAGCTATCCGGCCTGA